A single genomic interval of Trinickia acidisoli harbors:
- a CDS encoding DUF969 domain-containing protein, translating to MQHAVNLYPLIGVAVIVIGFLLRFNPMLIVAAAAIVTGFAARFPVDHVFATIGTGFIKTRVIPLIIILPLPVVGLLERHGLRERAQIWISSIRAATPGRLLIVYLFIREITAAVGLTGLGGHAQMVRPLVAPMTEGAAESRFGALTDAVRYRLRAFAAACDNVGLFFGEDIFVAFGAIVLMVTFLKEAGIVVAPMHVAVWGMPTALAAFLIQSFRLYRLDRWLARVTGDKQSGAKPEETTAPKVAARTQGENA from the coding sequence ATGCAACATGCAGTGAATCTTTATCCGTTGATCGGCGTCGCCGTGATCGTCATCGGCTTTCTGCTCCGATTCAATCCCATGCTGATCGTCGCGGCAGCAGCCATCGTGACGGGCTTTGCCGCGCGTTTCCCTGTCGATCACGTCTTCGCCACGATAGGAACGGGCTTCATCAAAACGCGCGTGATCCCGCTCATCATCATCTTGCCGCTGCCGGTAGTCGGTTTGCTCGAACGGCATGGCCTGCGCGAGCGCGCGCAGATTTGGATCTCGAGCATTCGCGCCGCAACGCCGGGCCGTTTGCTCATCGTCTATCTGTTCATCCGTGAAATCACGGCCGCGGTCGGCTTGACGGGGCTCGGCGGCCACGCGCAGATGGTTCGGCCGCTCGTCGCGCCGATGACCGAAGGCGCAGCCGAATCGCGGTTCGGCGCGCTGACCGACGCGGTGCGTTATAGGCTGCGCGCGTTTGCGGCCGCGTGCGACAACGTGGGCCTGTTCTTCGGCGAAGACATCTTCGTTGCATTCGGCGCGATCGTGCTGATGGTGACGTTCTTGAAGGAAGCCGGCATCGTCGTCGCGCCGATGCATGTCGCGGTCTGGGGCATGCCCACCGCGCTCGCCGCGTTCCTCATTCAAAGCTTCCGTCTGTATCGGCTCGACCGCTGGCTCGCGCGAGTGACAGGCGACAAACAATCGGGCGCAAAGCCCGAGGAGACCACCGCGCCTAAGGTTGCCGCGCGGACACAAGGAGAAAACGCATGA
- a CDS encoding LysR family transcriptional regulator has product MNLKFLETFIWVAKLRSFSLAAQKLHSTQAAISSRISVLEDELGEKLFTREPKGVTLTRAGERVLQHAEKVSRSMSELYGALQDEKLAAGTLRIGAMDSAIHSWFIDFVADATRHFPGLDIEVTSETALNLNEQLRRGMLDLAIQTDMLRDESIRSVELMELSVDWITAADSTVPAKQPDETMTAALRRLGNERLITYSRHSRPHQDLLRLMQSYGISEARVSCVNSVAAMIQLTQGGFGVAAMPPALVPDLLQSGGLRRLQGIETPAPLPFVIAWRTGANRAEKLVEIATETVRKYVERVGECSARLIV; this is encoded by the coding sequence GTGAATCTGAAGTTTCTGGAAACGTTCATCTGGGTGGCCAAGCTGCGCAGCTTCAGTCTTGCGGCGCAGAAGCTTCATTCGACGCAGGCCGCGATTTCGAGCCGAATTTCCGTGCTCGAAGACGAGCTCGGCGAAAAGCTCTTCACGCGCGAGCCAAAGGGCGTCACCCTCACGCGGGCCGGCGAACGGGTATTGCAGCATGCGGAGAAAGTGAGCCGCTCGATGTCCGAACTCTATGGCGCGCTGCAAGACGAAAAGCTCGCGGCCGGAACCCTCCGGATCGGCGCCATGGATAGCGCCATCCATTCGTGGTTCATCGACTTCGTTGCCGATGCCACCCGTCATTTTCCGGGCCTCGACATCGAAGTGACGTCCGAGACCGCGCTGAATCTGAATGAGCAGTTGCGTCGCGGCATGCTCGATCTGGCGATCCAAACCGATATGCTGCGCGACGAATCGATCCGCAGCGTGGAATTGATGGAATTGTCGGTGGACTGGATTACAGCCGCTGATTCGACTGTGCCGGCCAAACAGCCCGACGAGACGATGACCGCCGCATTGCGTCGGCTCGGCAATGAACGCCTGATTACGTACTCGCGTCATTCCCGCCCCCATCAGGATCTACTGCGCCTCATGCAGTCGTACGGCATCTCGGAAGCCCGCGTGAGCTGCGTCAATTCCGTCGCGGCGATGATTCAATTGACGCAAGGGGGCTTCGGCGTGGCCGCCATGCCGCCGGCGCTCGTGCCCGATCTATTGCAATCGGGCGGGCTACGTCGGCTCCAGGGCATTGAAACGCCCGCGCCGCTGCCGTTCGTGATCGCCTGGCGCACGGGCGCGAATCGCGCCGAGAAGCTCGTCGAGATCGCAACCGAGACCGTGCGCAAATACGTCGAGCGAGTCGGCGAGTGCTCGGCTCGCTTGATCGTCTGA
- a CDS encoding porin — MKQLLGGAAIALFCCGAYAQSSVTLYGLIDESVRFQTSGAGNTVELNEGAINGTRFGFKGSEDLGDGSKAIFALESGYNVGTGKSDQQQQLFGRFAWVGLQNDKFGTLKAGRQYGGVYSFYAFNFDPIGGGNINAVDWSLFLTGIRFDDTIEYDNKFGPVALALQHSFGGQPGSAVSGSTTTASVIYNFRGGKVGLAAAQSDDGSGHKLLVGSAGGTYAWGPVGLYLYGIDARRDAGFSVAATNSGGPLSNTNIISNATTQFGTQTAARDDVFVRVGASYQPAAQLRFIASYAYDHANNVAPGHNGTIQGIYGIADYILSKRTDVYLEIDHSHLTGASIDDPNGPLTFAGSANNFGASLSLREVF; from the coding sequence ATGAAACAACTATTAGGCGGGGCGGCAATCGCCCTCTTCTGCTGCGGGGCATATGCACAGTCGAGCGTGACGTTGTACGGTTTGATCGATGAATCGGTTCGCTTTCAAACGTCGGGGGCGGGCAACACGGTAGAGCTCAACGAAGGGGCGATCAACGGCACGCGCTTCGGCTTCAAAGGCAGCGAGGATCTCGGCGATGGCTCGAAAGCGATCTTCGCCCTCGAGTCGGGTTACAACGTCGGCACCGGCAAATCCGATCAGCAGCAGCAATTGTTCGGGCGCTTTGCGTGGGTCGGATTGCAAAACGATAAGTTCGGCACGTTGAAGGCCGGCCGCCAATATGGCGGTGTCTACAGCTTCTATGCGTTCAACTTCGACCCGATCGGCGGCGGCAACATCAATGCCGTCGACTGGTCCCTCTTCCTCACCGGCATCCGCTTCGACGATACGATCGAGTACGACAATAAGTTCGGCCCTGTTGCGCTGGCATTGCAGCACTCCTTCGGCGGCCAACCGGGCAGCGCGGTATCGGGCAGCACGACGACGGCTTCGGTGATCTACAACTTCCGTGGCGGCAAGGTCGGCCTCGCCGCCGCGCAGTCCGACGACGGCAGCGGCCACAAGCTCCTCGTCGGCTCGGCGGGCGGCACCTATGCTTGGGGGCCCGTGGGGCTATACCTCTATGGGATCGATGCGCGTCGCGATGCCGGCTTCTCGGTTGCGGCCACGAACAGCGGCGGGCCGCTCTCGAACACGAACATCATCAGCAACGCGACGACGCAATTCGGCACGCAGACGGCCGCGCGCGACGACGTGTTCGTGCGCGTCGGTGCCTCGTATCAACCCGCGGCTCAATTGCGCTTCATCGCCTCGTACGCCTACGATCATGCGAACAATGTCGCGCCGGGCCACAACGGCACGATCCAGGGCATCTACGGGATTGCCGATTACATCCTCAGCAAGCGAACCGACGTTTATCTCGAGATCGACCACAGCCATTTGACCGGCGCTTCGATCGACGATCCGAATGGGCCACTCACGTTCGCCGGCAGTGCCAACAACTTCGGCGCAAGCCTCAGCCTGCGCGAAGTGTTCTGA
- a CDS encoding DUF979 domain-containing protein, translated as MIVSLNAFFWLAGILLLVIGGIIVTDRAHPKRFLAGGFWIVYGIVFLAGDRLPADVVGVLVVAMAIVAGVGGVVGAKPKVPSDETLRAAALRLGNKLFLPALTIPLVTAIGTLLAPKLIFGGVALIDPKNATLTSFGIGCVFALIYACLLTRDSVQQSVKEARRLIDALSWAVVLPQLLGMLGLVFADAGVGKAVAHLTTAYIDLDYRLVAVIVYCVGMALFTVIMGNGFAAFPVMTGGVAVPVLMGVFHGNPAPIAAVGMFSGYCGTLLTPMAANYNIVPAALLELPDKYGVIRAQVPTAIVLLTFNIILLNAVM; from the coding sequence ATGATCGTTTCGCTCAACGCCTTCTTTTGGCTCGCCGGTATTTTGCTGCTCGTCATCGGCGGAATCATCGTCACGGATCGCGCGCACCCTAAGCGCTTTCTCGCAGGCGGCTTTTGGATCGTCTACGGTATCGTCTTCCTAGCGGGCGATCGCTTGCCCGCCGATGTGGTCGGCGTGCTCGTCGTGGCGATGGCGATCGTTGCCGGCGTCGGCGGCGTCGTAGGCGCAAAGCCAAAGGTACCGTCGGATGAGACGCTTCGCGCAGCCGCATTGCGACTCGGCAATAAGCTGTTCCTGCCGGCGCTGACGATTCCGCTCGTTACCGCAATCGGTACCCTGCTCGCGCCGAAGCTGATCTTCGGCGGCGTCGCGTTGATCGATCCGAAGAACGCCACGCTGACCTCGTTCGGCATCGGCTGCGTCTTCGCCTTGATCTACGCATGCCTGCTGACGCGCGATTCGGTGCAGCAATCGGTCAAGGAAGCGCGCCGGCTCATCGATGCGCTATCGTGGGCCGTCGTGCTGCCGCAGTTGCTCGGCATGCTCGGTCTGGTGTTTGCGGATGCGGGTGTCGGCAAAGCCGTCGCCCATCTGACGACCGCCTACATCGACCTCGATTACCGGCTGGTCGCCGTGATCGTGTACTGCGTGGGGATGGCGCTCTTCACCGTTATCATGGGCAACGGCTTCGCGGCGTTCCCGGTGATGACGGGGGGCGTTGCGGTGCCGGTGCTGATGGGCGTATTCCACGGCAACCCGGCGCCGATCGCGGCGGTCGGCATGTTCTCCGGTTACTGCGGAACCCTATTGACGCCGATGGCCGCAAACTACAACATCGTTCCGGCTGCACTGCTCGAACTGCCGGATAAATACGGCGTGATTCGGGCGCAAGTGCCGACCGCGATCGTACTGCTTACATTCAATATCATTCTCTTGAATGCGGTGATGTAA